A single Azospirillum sp. TSA2s DNA region contains:
- a CDS encoding rhodanese-like domain-containing protein, whose amino-acid sequence MPQPDGYRLSEYRSPTPDGVTGATTVDTPAVQSLLSQGRVIPIFVQRLERSTLPGGPWLQSKPYRQIPGSVWLPNVGVGAPDAATLGWFESYLDRLTGGDRARDLLFYCLSDCWLSWNAAKRAVLLGYARVHWYPTGIDGWMEAGLPTEEAHPLPPPAAPAP is encoded by the coding sequence GTGCCGCAGCCGGACGGCTACCGCCTGTCCGAGTACCGCTCCCCGACGCCCGACGGTGTGACCGGCGCGACGACGGTCGACACTCCGGCCGTCCAGTCCCTGCTGTCGCAAGGCCGCGTCATTCCGATCTTCGTCCAGCGGCTGGAACGCAGCACGCTGCCCGGCGGTCCCTGGCTGCAATCGAAGCCCTACCGGCAGATCCCCGGCAGCGTCTGGCTGCCCAATGTCGGCGTCGGCGCACCGGACGCCGCAACGCTCGGCTGGTTCGAATCCTATCTGGACCGACTGACCGGCGGCGACCGGGCGCGTGATCTATTGTTCTACTGCCTGTCCGATTGCTGGCTGTCGTGGAACGCGGCCAAGCGGGCGGTGTTGCTTGGATATGCCCGGGTCCATTGGTACCCGACGGGCATCGACGGCTGGATGGAGGCCGGTCTGCCGACGGAGGAAGCGCATCCGCTGCCGCCGCCGGCCGCGCCTGCCCCCTGA
- the pqqC gene encoding pyrroloquinoline-quinone synthase PqqC: MTDFMSREEFRAALYAIGERQYHDLHPFHQLLHGGKLQKGQIQAWALNRFYYQVSIPRKDLTIMSRMDDPALRRAWMQRVLDHDGLTQTGELDETKVGGIERWLRLTDGLGLDRDYVKSLEGILPATRFAVDAYVNFVRDHSLLEAVASSLTELFAPSIHRERIAGFEQNYAFANDSTLSYFRKRLDEAPRDVEFGLDYVLTNAKTGEQQRQCLRALRFKTELLWAQLDALHHAYVTPNLIPPGAFVPEDMEPTRYSR; encoded by the coding sequence ATGACCGATTTCATGTCCCGCGAGGAGTTCCGCGCCGCCCTCTATGCCATCGGCGAGCGGCAGTATCACGACCTTCACCCGTTCCATCAGCTGCTCCACGGCGGCAAGCTGCAGAAGGGGCAGATCCAGGCCTGGGCGCTGAACCGCTTCTATTATCAGGTGTCGATCCCGCGCAAGGATCTGACCATCATGTCGCGCATGGACGACCCGGCGCTGCGCCGCGCCTGGATGCAGCGCGTGCTGGACCATGACGGGCTGACCCAGACCGGCGAACTGGACGAGACCAAGGTCGGCGGCATCGAACGCTGGCTGCGGCTGACCGACGGGCTGGGGCTCGATCGCGATTATGTGAAGTCGCTGGAAGGCATCCTGCCCGCCACCCGCTTCGCAGTGGACGCCTATGTCAATTTCGTCCGCGACCATTCCTTGCTGGAGGCGGTGGCCTCCTCGCTGACCGAGCTGTTCGCGCCGTCGATCCACCGCGAGCGCATCGCCGGATTCGAGCAGAACTATGCCTTCGCCAACGACAGCACGCTGTCCTACTTCCGCAAGCGGCTGGACGAGGCGCCGCGCGACGTGGAGTTCGGGCTGGACTATGTGCTGACCAACGCCAAGACAGGCGAACAGCAGCGGCAATGCCTGCGCGCCCTGCGCTTCAAGACGGAGCTGCTGTGGGCGCAGCTGGACGCCCTGCACCATGCCTATGTCACCCCCAACCTGATCCCGCCCGGCGCCTTCGTGCCGGAGGACATGGAACCGACGCGGTACAGCCGGTGA
- the pqqA gene encoding pyrroloquinoline quinone precursor peptide PqqA, with translation MDYTMVAWRSAASDRYSSSCQPSWSATVSKQEYHAMKTWRKPKTTEIAVGTEINAYACAGL, from the coding sequence GTGGATTACACCATGGTAGCATGGCGGTCAGCCGCCTCGGACCGCTACTCTTCATCTTGCCAACCATCATGGTCAGCAACAGTCAGCAAGCAGGAGTATCACGCGATGAAGACCTGGCGCAAACCCAAGACCACCGAGATCGCCGTCGGCACCGAGATCAACGCCTACGCCTGCGCCGGCCTGTAA
- the pqqB gene encoding pyrroloquinoline quinone biosynthesis protein PqqB, translated as MKILVLGSAAGGGFPQWNCACEGCRRARSGDPAAKPRTQSSLAVTADGERWLLLNASPDLGAQLLASPQLHPQGALRGNPISAALLTNADIDHVAGLLTLRESHPFAVYATPRVHGVLAANSVFNVLNPKLVARRAMALGQPFQPAGADGRPLGLEVEAFAVPGKVALYLEDASAGPGFGSVAEDTVALRIRPSDGSSEGFFYIPGCAGMPDWLADRLHGAPLVLFDGTTWTDDEMIRSGTGVKTAARMGHIPMSGHAGSMAAFAPLNVARKIYIHINNTNPALLEDSPERAEAEAAGWRIAHDGLELTL; from the coding sequence ATGAAGATTCTCGTACTCGGTTCGGCGGCCGGCGGGGGCTTCCCGCAATGGAACTGCGCCTGCGAGGGATGCCGCCGTGCCCGTTCCGGCGACCCGGCGGCGAAGCCGCGCACCCAATCGTCACTGGCGGTAACCGCCGACGGCGAGCGCTGGCTGCTGTTGAACGCCTCGCCCGACCTCGGCGCGCAGTTGCTCGCCAGCCCGCAGCTTCATCCCCAAGGGGCCTTGCGCGGCAATCCGATCAGCGCGGCCCTGCTGACCAACGCCGACATCGACCATGTCGCCGGGCTGCTGACCCTGCGTGAATCCCACCCCTTCGCCGTCTATGCCACGCCGCGCGTCCATGGCGTGCTGGCCGCCAACAGCGTCTTCAACGTGCTGAACCCGAAACTGGTCGCCCGCCGAGCGATGGCGCTGGGCCAGCCCTTCCAGCCCGCCGGGGCCGATGGCCGCCCGCTGGGGCTGGAGGTGGAAGCCTTCGCGGTGCCCGGCAAGGTGGCGCTCTATCTGGAGGATGCCTCCGCCGGCCCCGGCTTCGGTTCCGTCGCCGAGGACACGGTGGCGCTGCGCATCCGGCCCAGCGACGGGTCGAGCGAGGGCTTCTTCTACATCCCCGGCTGTGCCGGGATGCCGGACTGGCTGGCCGACCGCCTGCACGGGGCCCCGCTGGTGCTGTTCGACGGCACGACCTGGACTGACGACGAGATGATCCGCAGCGGCACCGGCGTGAAGACGGCGGCGCGGATGGGCCATATACCGATGTCGGGGCATGCTGGCAGCATGGCCGCCTTCGCACCGCTGAACGTCGCCCGCAAGATCTACATCCACATCAACAACACGAACCCCGCCCTGCTGGAGGATTCGCCCGAACGGGCGGAGGCCGAGGCGGCCGGCTGGCGCATCGCCCATGACGGGCTGGAGCTGACCCTATGA
- the pqqD gene encoding pyrroloquinoline quinone biosynthesis peptide chaperone PqqD, with translation MNAIAPHLAETDRLRLAPGVMLRNDRRRSQWMLMGPERLLVLDEMALAIVRACVGPEVADVAAGIDRLTVEYDAPRTEVAADVLEMLTDLRNKGYVVT, from the coding sequence GTGAACGCGATCGCCCCCCATCTGGCCGAGACCGACCGGCTGCGGCTGGCTCCCGGCGTCATGCTGCGCAACGACCGCCGCCGCAGCCAGTGGATGCTGATGGGGCCGGAACGGCTTCTGGTGCTGGACGAGATGGCGCTGGCGATTGTCCGCGCCTGCGTCGGGCCGGAGGTCGCCGACGTGGCCGCCGGCATCGACCGGCTGACCGTGGAATATGATGCCCCGCGCACCGAGGTCGCCGCCGACGTGCTGGAGATGCTGACCGACCTGCGCAACAAGGGCTATGTCGTCACATGA